The Synechococcus sp. UW179A DNA window CGATAACCACGCCTGCGTACATCATCGCTGACTTCCTGGGAGAGGGTCCAGAACGCTTCGGCCCTTCGCGTCAGCCAGTTGCGACTGAAACCAAAACCGCCTTCCAACTCAGTACAGCAGGTGATGCAGCGCAAACCGGGCACGACCCGCTTCGCCAGATCGAAGTGACCGCGGTTGATATGGGGGTGGGTGGAGATCAACAGATCAGGCTGCAAACGCCGCAACAGACGAATCACATAAAAGCGCCCGGCGAGCAAGGTTCCTGGCTTGGTGACGTCTTCCCATTCCACAACACGCCAATAGATCTGATGCATCCAGGGCCCATGGCGCTGAATCCAGTTGTAGAGAGCAACTCCCGCGCGGGTAAAAACGCTGGCATTTTCCAGCACATGCTCAACCCACACCTCACCGGTTGGATCCCATTGCTTAAGCCAGGCCTCCAACGCATAAGCAGCGGCGTCATGGGCTGTGCCACCACTCGACGTGAAAATCAAAACCCTCATTCGATCAGGGTCTCATGCTTGTTGTCTGTGGCTGATGAACCACCGCCAGAGTCAAATCCAGTGCCTTATACGCGCAGTGCACTTGATCCATGGCCAATAGATTCGACTGGTTGAGGGGCGTGATCCATGGCACGACTGCTGATCACAGGCGGGGCTGGATTCATTGGTAGCCATACCTGTGTCGTGCTCTTACAGGCAGGTCACAACTTGCTGGTGCTCGACGACTTCAGCAACAGCACCCCACTTGCCCTGAAACGGGTGTCTGCACTCGCCCAGCTTGACTCCCAGTCATCCCAAGTCCGCCTGCAGGTTCGACGAGGAGACATCCGCGATCAGGCCTACCTTGACGCGCTGTTTTCCAAGGCAGCTTCTGAAGGCGCACCGATTGATGCTGTGATCCACTTCGCCGGACTGAAAGCCGTCGGTGAATCGGTGCGTGAACCGCTGCACTACTGGGACGTGAATCTGACTGGCAGCCGCTGCCTGCTGGATGCCATGAACGCCCATGGCTGTCACACCCTGGTGTTCAGCAGCAGCGCCACGCTTTACGGCTACCCGGAACGCGTACCGATCCCGGAGACAGCGCCCATTCAGCCGATCAACCCCTATGGACACTCCAAGGCAGCGGTTGAACAGCTGCTGCAAGACCTTGCCGCCAGCGCTGCCAATCAATGGCGCATTGCCTGCCTGCGTTATTTCAATCCCGTGGGAGCCCACCCCAGCGGCAAGATTGGAGAAGATCCGCTGGGTACCCCCAACAACCTGTTCCCGTTTCTGAGTCAGGTGGCCGTGGGCAGGCGCGAATCTCTCCAGGTGTTTGGAGGCGACTGGCCCACCAGCGACGGCACCTGCATCCGCGATTACATCCACGTGATGGATCTGGCGGAAGGCCACCAGGCTGCCCTCGACTGCCTGCTTGCTGAACCAACTCAACTGCTCACCCTCAATCTGGGCAGTGGTCAGGGAGCTTCGGTGCTGGAGGTGGTGCATGCCTTTGAACGCGCCAGCGGTCGCCAAGTGCCCTACGACCTGGTGGCCCGCCGCGATGGGGACGCAGCCATCACGGTTGCCGATCCCGCTTTGGCTCTTCAACGGCTCGGCTGGCAAACGCAACGCGACCTCGACGACATCTGCCGCGATGGCTGGGCCTGGCAATCGGCCAATCCAGCTGGCTACAACGACCCCGGATGAGTGGTCTTATGCTGGCCGGTGGCGGACATAGCCACGCGCTGGTGTTGCGCCGCTGGGCCATGCAACCCAGCAAGCGCCCCAAGGAACTGATCACGCTGGTGAGCCGAACCAGCACCGCCCTTTATTCAGGCATGGTGCCTGGCCTGATCGCAGGGATCTATCAACGCTCGCAGGTAGCCATCGACCTGCGCGACTTGGCCGATCAAGCCGGCGTGGCACTGGTAGTGGCCAAGATCACCGGACTAGACCTTCAGAACCAGCAGCTGCAGCTGGATCAGCGGCCAGCACTGTCCTACGAGCGCCTCAGCCTCAACCTGGGTGCTGAAACTTCAATAAGCCCAGCGCCAACTTCCGGACTAGTGCCAATCAAGCCGCTGGAGCCAGCACTGGCCTTCCTGACCGACCAGGACCAGCTGATTGTCGACACAGGTTTTGCATCCTCAAGTTTTCAGGTGGTGGGCAGCGGCCTGGCCGCAGTGGAGACGGTCTTGGCTCTCAGGCAGCGCTGGCCCAGGCGTCCTCTTCTGCTGCGGGTCCGCCCTAGGCATCTGAAACCCGCTTTGATCAGAGCTCTACGGGAAGCCTCCATCCAGATCCTTGAAACAAGCAAGCTGGATCCAACAGAAGAGCTCAAGACAACTCCAGGACTTGTTTGCACCGGCAGCCGAGCACCCCACTGGCTGGCCTCCAGTGGCCTGCCTTGCTGCCCAAGCAGCGGCCGGATCCGCACCGAGGCGAGCCTGCAGGTGATTGGACACCCCAAGCTCTTCGCTGCAGGCGACTGCGCTGTGATCGATGCGCAGCCGCGTGCCCCGTCAGGAGTCTGGGCCGTGAGGGCCGCCGCGCCATTGGCCCGCAACCTGGAAGCAGCTTGCGAAGGTCGACCTTTGCGACGCTGGCGCCCTCAACGCCAGGCGCTGCAACTGCTGGGCGGGTTCAACAAAGGGCAACCTACTGCCTGGGGACTACGGGGATCACGCCTGATCGGCCCTCACCCCCTGCTATGGCGCCTCAAATCGGCCATTGATGCGCGCTTCATGGCGATGTTTCGGCGCAGCAGATCCATGGACAGCACCGAAGCAATGGCCTGCAGGGGCTGCGCAGCAAAGCTTCCCGCTGGGCCCCTGGAAAGTGCCCTGCAGCACGCCGGCATCGCAACGCTGGGAATGCAACCCGAAGATGCCGCAGTACTGCCGTTGAACACCGCCGTGGGGATGGCTCCAGTGCTGCAAAGCGTGGATGGCTTTCCAGCCCTGGTCAGTGACCCTTGGCTCAACGGACGACTCACTGCCCTGCATGCCTGCTCCGACCTCTGGGCCTGCGGTTCGCGCGTGCTGGCTGCCCAGGTCGTGGTCACCCTGCCCCAAACCACAGAATCCACCCAAGAGACCCTGCTGGCCCAGACCCTGGCGGGCATCCGCTCCGCCCTTGATCCCCAGGGCGCCCAACTGATCGGTGGTCACACGCTGGAGACCCGCGATGGCTTCGCCCAACCACCTCTCAGCCGGGCTGTCCAGGTGACACTAAGTGTCAGCGGCCAAGCCGTTGATCTGTTCTGGCCCAAGGCAGGGCTTCGGGCCGGAGACCGACTGTTGCTCAGTCGTCCGCTGGGAACAGGAGTGCTGTTTGCCGCGGCCATGACCGGTGCTGCTCCAGCTCCAGCTCTGGATTTAGCTCTCGAACAAATGGGCACGAGCCAGCACGTCTTGCTGGAGGAGCTTCTGGAGCTGCAAAGCGAGCATCCAAATGCCATCCATGCGGCGACCGACATCACCGGCTTCGGACTGCTGGGCCATCTGGGCGAAATGTTGCGCAATCCGGGCCTGAAAGTGGTGCTCAATGGCTCCCAGATCCCTGCAGTTCCTGAAGCTCTCTCATTACTGGCCAAGGGCTACGCAAGCAGCCTGGCCCCCGCCAACCGACGAGCCTGGAGCTTGCTGGACAACGGAGATGTGGATCTGCAGCTGGCAAGCATCGAGCCAAGGAGCATGGAGCATCAAGCCTTGCTCGAGCTGCTGGTGGATCCGCAAACCTGCGGGCCATTGCTGATCAGCGTGAACGCCCATATCGCCCAGCAGCTGATGTCTCACCCCAACACGGCTTGGACCGAAATCGGCAGCGTGCAACAACGCTGATCCAGACCGACTTCATTGATCAAGGGCTTCAATCGGCGCCAGGCGAGGATCGAGGATCTTGGGGCCCATCCCGGCAAATTTCACCGCGATCGAAACCTTCTCGCCGCTCCCGAAGGTGTGTGTGACTTCGCCTTCCCCGAAGCTGCTGTGCATCACTCGATCGCCCACACTCCAGCTCTTTCCAGGCGCAGGGCCCGCCTGACGACGGCGCACGGCGTTGGCGGGCGCACTGCTGCCATTGGGCTTGTCCCGATCCACGCGAGTGAGGCGATCCAAGCGCTGTTCCCGGCGGATGGCTGCTCCGCCGGAGCGAGGAATTTCACCCTGTACCAGCCCTTCCGGCAGTTCGGACAGAAAAACACTCGGCACTGCCGGTTCACGCATCCCTCCCCAGAGACGGCGCTCACTGGCATGGGAAAGGAACAGCCGTTCTTTGGCCCGGGTAATGCCTACATAACAAAGGCGGCGCTCTTCCTCCAAGGAGGCTGGGTCGTCCAAGGATCGGTAGCTGGGAAAGAGTCCCTGCTCCATGCCCACCAGGCAAACCACAGGAAACTCCAGACCCTTGCTGCTGTGCAGCGTCATCAAGGTCACCCGGTCAGCGGCCGTGTCCTTGCTGTCGGCATCACTGGCCAGGGCAGCCGATGCCAGAAAGCCCTCAAGATCGCCTTCATCATTCTCTTCCTGATACTGCAGACCGGCATTGACCAGTTCCTGCAGGTTGCGACGACGCTCCTCCGCTTCATCGGTGCCCTCAGTGATCAGCTCGCTCACGTAGCCGCTCTGCTCCATCACCTGCTGGATCAGTTCCGAAGGCGCCGTGTTGTGAACGCTTTCTCGCAGACCATTGATCAATTCACAGAACTGCAACAGCCCTCTGGCCGATCGCCCTCCCAAGGAGCGCACCGCTTCAGGGTCACTCACCACATCCCAGAGCGGGATGCCCAACTGGTTGGCTGCATCCGTGAGCCGCTGGATGGTGGTTTTACCGATGCCCCTCTTCGGGACATTGATCACTCGCAACAGGCTGACGGTGTCAGCCGGGTTGATCATCAAGCGCAGATAACCGAGCACATCCTTGATCTCACGCCGGTCATAGAAGCGCAGA harbors:
- the galE gene encoding UDP-glucose 4-epimerase GalE, which translates into the protein MARLLITGGAGFIGSHTCVVLLQAGHNLLVLDDFSNSTPLALKRVSALAQLDSQSSQVRLQVRRGDIRDQAYLDALFSKAASEGAPIDAVIHFAGLKAVGESVREPLHYWDVNLTGSRCLLDAMNAHGCHTLVFSSSATLYGYPERVPIPETAPIQPINPYGHSKAAVEQLLQDLAASAANQWRIACLRYFNPVGAHPSGKIGEDPLGTPNNLFPFLSQVAVGRRESLQVFGGDWPTSDGTCIRDYIHVMDLAEGHQAALDCLLAEPTQLLTLNLGSGQGASVLEVVHAFERASGRQVPYDLVARRDGDAAITVADPALALQRLGWQTQRDLDDICRDGWAWQSANPAGYNDPG
- the selD gene encoding selenide, water dikinase SelD, whose translation is MSGLMLAGGGHSHALVLRRWAMQPSKRPKELITLVSRTSTALYSGMVPGLIAGIYQRSQVAIDLRDLADQAGVALVVAKITGLDLQNQQLQLDQRPALSYERLSLNLGAETSISPAPTSGLVPIKPLEPALAFLTDQDQLIVDTGFASSSFQVVGSGLAAVETVLALRQRWPRRPLLLRVRPRHLKPALIRALREASIQILETSKLDPTEELKTTPGLVCTGSRAPHWLASSGLPCCPSSGRIRTEASLQVIGHPKLFAAGDCAVIDAQPRAPSGVWAVRAAAPLARNLEAACEGRPLRRWRPQRQALQLLGGFNKGQPTAWGLRGSRLIGPHPLLWRLKSAIDARFMAMFRRSRSMDSTEAMACRGCAAKLPAGPLESALQHAGIATLGMQPEDAAVLPLNTAVGMAPVLQSVDGFPALVSDPWLNGRLTALHACSDLWACGSRVLAAQVVVTLPQTTESTQETLLAQTLAGIRSALDPQGAQLIGGHTLETRDGFAQPPLSRAVQVTLSVSGQAVDLFWPKAGLRAGDRLLLSRPLGTGVLFAAAMTGAAPAPALDLALEQMGTSQHVLLEELLELQSEHPNAIHAATDITGFGLLGHLGEMLRNPGLKVVLNGSQIPAVPEALSLLAKGYASSLAPANRRAWSLLDNGDVDLQLASIEPRSMEHQALLELLVDPQTCGPLLISVNAHIAQQLMSHPNTAWTEIGSVQQR